In the genome of Lathyrus oleraceus cultivar Zhongwan6 chromosome 4, CAAS_Psat_ZW6_1.0, whole genome shotgun sequence, the window ACCTAAATCTTTGTTCGAACAATTCAGAAGAGTTGCAAATTTTTACTTCTTGGTTGTTGCTGTCTTGTCTTTCTCTCCTGTTGCTCCTTATTCTGCTGTCAGCAATGTTATTCCTCTTCTAgttgttgttgctgctactatGGCTAAAGAGTTCATTGAAGATTTTCAGCGGAAAAAACAGGTACTGCTTTTGTTTTTCCTAATGAATATTTCAGATTTAAGCATTTGAGTTTTGGAAATTGATGTAGTTTTTATGATTTGATTGATTAGGATATAGAGATGAATAACAGAAAAGTGAAGGTTCATGGTGGTGGTGGTGTTTTTGATTATTCTAAATGGAGAGATTTGAGAGTTGGAGATATAGTGAAAGTTGAGAAAGATGAGTATTTTCCTGCTGATCTTATACTTCTTGCGTCGAACTATGATGACTCGATTTGCTATGTCGATACGATGAATCTCGACGGAGAGACGAATCTTAAACTAAAACAAGCATTAGAAGGAACTTCGAATTTGTTAGAAGACTCGAGTTTTCGAGATTTCAAGGCTGTGATACGGTGCGAGGATCCGAATGCGAATTTGTATTCGTTTGTAGGAAGTTTGGAGGTTGGTGAGGATCAACAATTTCCACTTTCACCTCAGCAGTTACTTCTTAGAGACTCTAAGTTGAAGAACACTGATTTTATCTATGGTGTTGTGATTTTTACCGGCCACGATACCAAGGTTATGCAGAATTCTACAGAGCCTCCGTCGAAGAGAAGCAAGATCGAGAAGAGAATGGATAAGGTTATCTACTGTTTGTTCTTTGTGCTGATTTTGGTTTCTTTCATCGGTTCGATTTTCTTCGGGATTTGGACGAAGCAGGATATGAAAAACGGAAGAATGAAGAGATGGTACCTTAGGCCTGATGATACTGAAGTTTTCTATGATCCTGATAGAGCAGTTCTTGCAGCGATTCTTCATTTCTTGACAGCGTTGATGTTGTACGGTTACTTTATTCCGATTTCGTTGTATGTTTCGATTGAAGTTGTGAAGGTTCTTCAAAGCATTTTCATCAACCAGGATTTGAACATGTATTACGAGGAAACGGATAAGCCAGCGCATGCTCGTACGTCGAATTTGAACGAAGAACTCGGTCAAGTTGATACCATACTTTCTGATAAAACAGGAACACTGACTTGCAATTCTATGGAGTTTATCAAGTGTTCTATTGGTGGAGTTGCTTACGGAAGAGGATTTACGGAAGTCGAGCGAGCTTTATCGAAGAGAAAAGATTCCTATTTCGGCCGGAAGTTGAAAGACGAGAACGCTGCTAAGGCTGCTAAATCGAAGTCGAAGATTAAAGGGTTTAACTTCATGGATGAAAGGATCATGAATGGTAATTGGGTGAGACAGCCTAATGCTAATGTGATTCAGAATTTCATAAAGGTTTTGGCTGTATGTCATACCGCGATACCCGAAGTCGATGAAGCAACCGGTAACATTTCGTACGAAGCTGAATCGCCGGACGAGGCTGCTTTTGTCGTAGCAGCCAGAGAATTCGGATTTGAATTTTACGAAAGAACAAATGCAGCTATTTCAGTTCATGAATTAGACCTCGAATCGAACGTGAAATCAGAGAGGTATGGTTATTGTTCTTGTTTGTGAAAAGCTTAACTTTTTCATAGCTGCAAATGAAACATGAGTTATGTACTAAAAGCatcatttgattttcattttttcaGGTCTTATAACCTTTTGAATGTATTAGAGTTTACGAGTGCACGGAAGCGGATGTCCGTGATCGTAAGAGACTACAATGGGAAACTACTACTACTTAGCAAAGGTGCTGACAGTATCATGTTTGAACTACTTGCAAAGAATGGAAGAGAGTTTGAAGAGCAAACAAAGTATCACATTAACGAGTATGCCGATTCTGGTTTAAGGACATTGATACTCGCGTATCGTGAACTCGACGAGGAAGAGTATAATCAGTTTAACAAAGAGTTGACAGATGCTAAAAACTTAGTGAGTGCAGATCAGGAGCAGATTGTAGAGGATATATTGCAAAACATCGAGAAGGATTTGATTCTTCTCGGTGCTACCGCAGTCGAGGATAAACTACAAGACGGGGTTCCTGAATGCATTGACAAACTAGCACAGGCTGGGATTAAGCTATGGGTTTTGACAGGTGATAAAATGGAAACAGCAATTAATATCGGGTAAGTTTTAATATTATATGTATAAATTTTGATATTGCGTATTTGCGAAAAAACGATATGTTACTAATTTGATGATTTTCATGTGATTGTAGATATGCTTGTAGTTTGCTTAGACAAGGAATGAAACAAATTGTAATTAATTCAGATACTCCTGAAAATAAATTGCTCGAGAAAATGGAGGACAAATCGGCTTCTGAAGCGGTAAAGCCTTCACTTTGATCCTATCAACATGCACTAGAATCTTCTTAATTGTTGGTTTGGTTTCTTCCAAtaaaattgattttgattttgattgaatcTTAATGATTGTTCAGGCAATTAAGGCAAGTGTTGTTCGTCAAATAACGGAGGCAAAGGCGTTACTTTCTTCGTCAGACAATAACTCCGAGGCATTGGCTCTGATCATCGACGGAAAGTCTCTTGCTCATGCGTTAGAAGACGATGTAAAGAACTTGTTTCTTGAACTTGCGATTGGCTGCGCGTCTGTTATATGCTGTCGTTCGTCTCCAAAGCAAAAAGCACTTGTTACTAGATTGGTTAAAATGAGACCTGGTAGCACAACTCTAGCTATTGGAGATGGAGCAAATGATGTTGGTATGCTACAAGAAGCGGATATTGGAATCGGTATCAGCGGTGTCGAAGGAATGCAGGTAAAAAATCCGCAATATTAAAACCGATATTCTTTGTTTTTCCACTTACCTTTTTTGTCTTTCAAATTCTAACTCAGCTTCTTTTGAACTTTTTAGGCAGTTATGTCAAGTGATATCGCGATCGCTCAATTTCGATTTCTAGAACGCTTACTTCTCGTGCACGGACATTGGTGTTACAGAAGAATTTCATCAATGGTAACAATCTTGTCATGTCTTCACTTATGTTATACAACACAAACATTATAAGATTCTCCATTCGATCAATACTATTATTGGTTTTTTTGACAAAATTCACTTTCTGTTTCGCAGATTTGTTACTTCTTCTACAAGAATATCACTTTCGGCTTCACTTTGTTCTTCTACGAGATGTATACCTCATTCTCAGGCCAACCTGCATACAATGATTGGTTCATGTCATTTTACAATGTATTCTTCACTTCACTTCCTGTTATTGCTTTAGGAGTATTCGATCAAGATGTCTCCTCCAAATTATGTCTCAAGGTAAAACCTCAACAAACTCATTACTTTCGCGCGATGAAAACTAGTTCAAAATCATCGTTCTCTTCTCACGAAaattttcattcaaatttcagTTTCCATTACTCTACCAAGAAGGTGTGCAAAACGTACTATTCAGCTGGAAACGAATCTCCGGTTGGGCGTTAAACGGAGTAGCAAGTTCCGCGATTATTTTCTTCTTCTGCATCCGCGCGATGGAGCATCAATCCTTTCGCGAAGGCGGCGAAGTTGCTGACTTACAAATTCTTGGCACCACATTGTACACATGTGTTGTATGGGTTGTGAATTGCCAAATGGCATTATCCATAACCTACTTCACATACATCCAACATATTTTCATATGGGGAAGCATTTTCATGTGGTACATTTTCCTCATGGCCTATGGAGCTATAGACCCTTCAATATCCACAACTGCATATAACGTCTTCATTGAAGCATGTGCACCATCACCATCTTATTGGGTTGTAACTTTCCTTGTTCTTGTTGCTGCATTGCTTCCGTATTTCGCGTACTCGACGATTCAACTCC includes:
- the LOC127073671 gene encoding phospholipid-transporting ATPase 10, which encodes MAGGRRRRHHFSKIHAFTCGKASLEQDEHSLIGGPGFSRKVYCNDAERAMSSIYNYGDNYVRTTKYTLATFLPKSLFEQFRRVANFYFLVVAVLSFSPVAPYSAVSNVIPLLVVVAATMAKEFIEDFQRKKQDIEMNNRKVKVHGGGGVFDYSKWRDLRVGDIVKVEKDEYFPADLILLASNYDDSICYVDTMNLDGETNLKLKQALEGTSNLLEDSSFRDFKAVIRCEDPNANLYSFVGSLEVGEDQQFPLSPQQLLLRDSKLKNTDFIYGVVIFTGHDTKVMQNSTEPPSKRSKIEKRMDKVIYCLFFVLILVSFIGSIFFGIWTKQDMKNGRMKRWYLRPDDTEVFYDPDRAVLAAILHFLTALMLYGYFIPISLYVSIEVVKVLQSIFINQDLNMYYEETDKPAHARTSNLNEELGQVDTILSDKTGTLTCNSMEFIKCSIGGVAYGRGFTEVERALSKRKDSYFGRKLKDENAAKAAKSKSKIKGFNFMDERIMNGNWVRQPNANVIQNFIKVLAVCHTAIPEVDEATGNISYEAESPDEAAFVVAAREFGFEFYERTNAAISVHELDLESNVKSERSYNLLNVLEFTSARKRMSVIVRDYNGKLLLLSKGADSIMFELLAKNGREFEEQTKYHINEYADSGLRTLILAYRELDEEEYNQFNKELTDAKNLVSADQEQIVEDILQNIEKDLILLGATAVEDKLQDGVPECIDKLAQAGIKLWVLTGDKMETAINIGYACSLLRQGMKQIVINSDTPENKLLEKMEDKSASEAAIKASVVRQITEAKALLSSSDNNSEALALIIDGKSLAHALEDDVKNLFLELAIGCASVICCRSSPKQKALVTRLVKMRPGSTTLAIGDGANDVGMLQEADIGIGISGVEGMQAVMSSDIAIAQFRFLERLLLVHGHWCYRRISSMICYFFYKNITFGFTLFFYEMYTSFSGQPAYNDWFMSFYNVFFTSLPVIALGVFDQDVSSKLCLKFPLLYQEGVQNVLFSWKRISGWALNGVASSAIIFFFCIRAMEHQSFREGGEVADLQILGTTLYTCVVWVVNCQMALSITYFTYIQHIFIWGSIFMWYIFLMAYGAIDPSISTTAYNVFIEACAPSPSYWVVTFLVLVAALLPYFAYSTIQLRFFPVYHQMIQWIRKDGQVNDPEFCDMVRQRSIRHTTVGFTARLEASRRFEASRRSEISLVPLDGKSGDNQ